A single Cryptococcus deuterogattii R265 chromosome 2, complete sequence DNA region contains:
- a CDS encoding 60S ribosomal protein L18-A, with translation MGIDIRRHHVKKGNRSAPKSEDPYLLLLVKLYRFLARRTDSKFNRVILKRLFMSKINRPPISLSRIVKETKNSNPDNSKTVVVVGTILDDERLPEVPKLSIAALRFSTAARERITAAGGEALTLDQLALRAPTGSNTVLLRGKRNVREAVQHFGGPLKGGKPYVASKGRKFEMARGRRKSRGFKIKSTHK, from the exons ATGGGTATCGACATCCGCCGCCACCACGTCAAGAAGGGCAACCGATCTGCCCCCAAGTCTGAGGACCCCTACCTCCTCTTGCTTGTCAAGCTCTACCGATTCTTGGCTAGGAGGACTGACTCCAAGTTCAACCGAGTTATCCTCAAGAGGTTGTTTATGAGCAAG ATCAACCGACCCCCcatttctctctctcgAATCGTCAAGGAGACCAAGAACTCTAACCCCGACAACTCCAAGaccgtcgtcgtcgttgGCACCATCCTCGACGACGAGCGTCTCCCCGAGGTTCCCAAGCTCTCTATCGCCGCTCTTCGATTCTCTACCGCTGCCCGAGAGCGCATCACTGCCGCTGGTGGTGAGGCCCTCACTCTTGACCAGCTTGCTCTCCGTGCCCCTACTGGTTCCAACACTGTCCTTCTCAGGGGTAAGAGGAACGTCCGTGAGGCTGTTCAGCACTTTGGTGGTCCCCTTAAGGGTGGTAAGCCTTACGTTGCCAGCAAGGGCAGGAAGTTCGAGATGGCCCGTGGTAGGAGAAAG TCC